One genomic segment of Endomicrobiales bacterium includes these proteins:
- a CDS encoding DUF1957 domain-containing protein, whose amino-acid sequence MNPKGYFLLQLHAHLPFVRHPEYPDFLEEDWFFEAVIETYIPLLLMMERFLDEGVDFGISMSVTPPLAAMLSDPLLQSRCYFRICSLLELANKEIHRTKNLPQFAAVAKMYADDLQNAKNYWEKYHGNLIEGFKKIQDTGKLEIITCGATHGFLPLKINKTSLRAQVRVAASEHERLFGRRPKGIWLPECAYADNVDADLKKEGINFFFLEAHGILYSTPRPKYGVFAPVYTPSGVAAFGRDMETAQQVWSAETGYPGDPDYREFYRDLGYDLDYDYIRPYLHSDGVRRNIGLKYYRITGKVPLSAKEAYNPDWAMQKAASHAGNFMFNRQKQIEHLSAVMDRPPVVVSMYDAELFGHWWFEGPKFIEYLFRKIHYDQNIFKTITPSKYLEMFPKNQVCSPAASSWGDKGYYEVWLNGTNDWIYRHLHKAADRMVELARQNQAPCELRTRALNQAARELLLAESSDWAFIMTTGTMVEYAEKRTKDHLVNFTKLYDALKNNNIDNPFLTYLEQKNNIFPTIDFRVYRD is encoded by the coding sequence ATGAATCCAAAAGGCTATTTTTTACTGCAACTGCACGCGCACCTTCCATTTGTGCGCCACCCCGAATACCCCGACTTCCTTGAAGAAGACTGGTTTTTTGAAGCCGTAATAGAAACCTACATCCCGCTGCTTTTAATGATGGAGCGCTTTTTAGACGAAGGCGTAGATTTTGGCATTTCAATGAGCGTAACTCCGCCGCTTGCCGCAATGCTTAGCGATCCGCTTTTACAAAGCCGCTGCTACTTTCGTATATGTTCACTTTTGGAACTTGCCAATAAAGAAATTCATCGCACAAAAAACCTTCCGCAATTTGCCGCTGTTGCAAAAATGTATGCTGATGATTTGCAAAACGCAAAAAACTACTGGGAAAAATATCACGGCAATTTGATAGAAGGTTTTAAAAAAATACAAGATACCGGCAAGCTTGAAATAATTACCTGTGGCGCCACTCACGGTTTTTTACCATTAAAAATAAATAAAACATCTCTGCGGGCTCAAGTGAGGGTTGCCGCAAGTGAACACGAACGGCTTTTTGGAAGGCGGCCAAAAGGCATATGGTTGCCGGAGTGTGCATATGCAGATAATGTTGATGCGGATCTGAAAAAAGAGGGGATAAATTTTTTCTTCCTTGAAGCACACGGAATATTGTACTCAACTCCAAGGCCAAAATATGGCGTTTTTGCGCCTGTATATACGCCATCTGGTGTCGCCGCATTTGGCAGAGATATGGAAACCGCCCAGCAGGTTTGGAGTGCCGAGACCGGATACCCGGGAGATCCTGATTACCGCGAGTTTTACCGTGACTTAGGATATGACCTTGATTATGATTACATTCGCCCTTACCTTCACTCCGACGGTGTGCGCCGCAACATAGGGTTGAAGTATTATAGAATAACTGGCAAAGTTCCTCTTAGCGCAAAAGAAGCTTATAACCCAGATTGGGCAATGCAAAAAGCCGCATCGCATGCAGGGAACTTTATGTTTAACCGCCAAAAACAAATTGAACACCTCTCAGCCGTAATGGATAGGCCGCCGGTGGTTGTTTCAATGTATGATGCTGAACTTTTCGGGCATTGGTGGTTTGAAGGGCCAAAGTTTATAGAGTATCTATTCCGCAAAATTCATTACGACCAGAACATATTTAAAACAATAACGCCAAGTAAGTACCTTGAGATGTTTCCAAAAAATCAGGTTTGTTCACCGGCTGCTTCGTCGTGGGGAGATAAGGGCTATTACGAGGTTTGGCTAAATGGAACAAACGATTGGATATATCGCCATCTGCACAAAGCCGCGGATAGAATGGTAGAGCTTGCCAGGCAGAACCAAGCACCTTGCGAGCTTCGTACCCGCGCCTTAAACCAGGCGGCAAGAGAGCTGTTACTTGCCGAGTCATCCGACTGGGCTTTTATAATGACCACAGGCACTATGGTTGAATACGCCGAAAAACGCACCAAAGACCACTTGGTAAACTTTACAAAGCTTTATGATGCGTTAAAAAACAATAACATTGACAATCCGTTTTTAACCTACCTTGAGCAAAAAAATAACATATTCCCCACAATTGACTTTCGCGTAT